Below is a window of Variovorax sp. TBS-050B DNA.
TCGGAAGCGGAGCATGGGGCTTACTTCAGGTCGTCGGCGATGACCTTGACGATGCGCTCGGCGTTGGCCGAAGCTTCGGGCGCACCGGATTCGTTGAGCACCGAGACGGTGGTCGTTTCGCCCTGGCCCTTCACCGAGATGCGGAACTTGACCGGCGCCTCGGCCTTGCTCGAGCCGCCGAACAGCTTGCCGAAGAAGCCGGGCTCCTTCTTGTCGGGGTTCGGCGTCACGTAGCGCACGAAGTAGATGCCGGCGCTGCGGTCGCGGTCTTCCACGGTGAAGCCGGTGCGGTCGAGCGCGAGGCCGACGCGGCGCCATGCGCGGTCGAAGCCTTCGCTGATCTGCACGACCGGCTGGCCGCCGACGTTGGCGATGGTCGCGGTCCGGCTCGGTGCCGTGGTGGCGGCGAGGATCTTCGACTGCTCCTGCGAGACGCCGAGCTTGACCATCAGGCGGCGCAGGAACTCGGTCTCGAGTTCGGGGTCGCTGGGGCGGGGCTGCCACACGGTCTGGTCCTGGCGGCTGTTGTTGTAGACCTCCTGCATGCCGCGGTGGCTGACGAAGATCTCGGTGCCGTTCGGCGTGCGCTCGATGCGGGTGCGGAAGCGGTCGAGTTCGCCGGTCGAGTAGACCGAATCGACCAGCTTGCCGAGCGTGCCGCGGATGATGTCCTGGGGCAGCTTGGCGCGGTTCTCGGCCCAGTCGGTTTCCATGATGCCGAGGTTGCGCTGCTCCGTGGTCAGCAGGAAGCCGTTCTCCTGCCAGAAGTCCTTCACCGGGTCCCAGAGCTGGTCGGGCGAGCGGTTGACGACGATCCAGCGCTGCGTGCCCGAGCGCTCCATGCGCACGTCGCCGATGTTGGCGACCGCGGTGGGAATGCCCGGTGCATTGGCCACGCCGGCCTGGTAGGCATTGGCCGTGACCGCGCCGCCAGGGATCGCGTAGCGGTTTTCGCGCGAGAGCTGCGAAAGGTCGGGCGGCACTTCGAGCGTCGGGGCCTTGCCGGCGCTCTTGTAGTCGATCTTGTCGCTCTCGAGGACGGAGCAGGCGGCGAGGCCGACAACGAGGGTGGTCAGCAGTGCAGCTCGCGAAATGTGCGAAATGTTCTTCAACGTCGTCTTCCTTGTTGGAATGGGTTCGGTCAGTCTGTGGGCCGCACGGCCCGCACTCTCAGAGCACGGTCCGGGCAAAAGGTTGCGTCACCTCGGTGCGGCACGGGAAAAGGGGCGGGCTTGGGTCTGGGATTGGAAGGGCTCGCGTCAGCCCTTGAGCAGTCCGCTGGCGCGCAGGGCCGCCTCGACCACGGGGTGGTAGGCGCTCGACAGCTCGGTGAGCGGCAGCCGCAGCGTGCCGCCGCAGAGCCCGAGCCGGGCCATGGCCCACTTCAGCGGAATGGGGTTGGGTTCGACGAACAGGTTCTTGTGCAGCGGCATCAGCTCGAACTGGATCTGCATCGCGCGGCGCACGTCGCCGGCGAGGGCGGCCACGCAGAGTTCGTGCATCTTGCGCGGTGCGATGTTGGCCGTGACGCTGATGTTGCCCTGGCCGCCGCAGAGCATGAGCGCCACCGCGGTCGGGTCGTCGCCGGAATACACCGCGAAGTGCTTCGGCAGGTCGCGGATCAGCCACTGCGCGCGTTCGATGTTGCCGGTGGCTTCCTTGATGCCGATGATGCCCGGCACCTGCGCGAGCCGCAGCACGGTGTCGTGCGCCATATCGGCCACGGTGCGGCCGGGCACGTTGTAGAGCACGACGGGGAGGTCGCCCACCGCCTCGGCGATCGCCTTGAAGTGCTGGTACTGGCCTTCCTGCGTCGGCTTGTTGTAGTAGGGCACCACCTGCAGCTGCGAGTCGGCGCCCACGCCCTTGGCGAACTTGGCAAGCTCGATCGCCTCCTTGGTGGAGTTGGCGCCGCAGCCGGCCATCACGGGCACACGGCCCTTGGCCTGCTCGACCGCCACGCGGATGATCTCGCAATGCTCTTCCACGTCGACCGTGGGCGATTCGCCCGTGGTGCCGACAATGCCGAGGCAGTCGGTGCCTTCGTCGATGTGCCAATCGATCAGCCGGCGCAGGGCGGGATAGTCGACACTGCCGTCGTCGTGCATCGGCGTGACGAGAGCGACGATGCTGCCTGTCAGTTGCTCCAAGGGGAATCTCTCTGTCGGTGGACGAAAGCGCCGATTCTACTTACTCCGGCGCCCCGGGAAACGCCGGCCCGGCGGGCTCAGTTTCCCTGCAGCGGATGGCGCGCGGGCGCCCCCGAAGCGTCCGCCGCCTCCCTCACGGCCGCGACGCGCTGCACGAAGCGCGCCGGCGCGTCCAGGAACCCGTCCTCGTAGGCGACCACGCGCAACCCGCGGCAGGCCGCGAGCAGTTCGCCGGGCTGCAGCAGGAAGTCGGGCCGCGAAGGCTTGCCGACCGTCTCGTTGCCGGCCGCGAAGGTTTCGTAGAGCAGCACGCCGCCCGGTGCGACCGCGGCCACGATGTCGGCCAGGCGGGGTCGCCACAGGTAGTTGGTGACGACCACCGCGCCGAAGCCCCGGCCCGCGAACGGCCAGGGGCCGCCTTCGATGTCGGCGGTCAGCACCTGGCCGAAGGCGCCGGCTTCGCGCGCGGCCTCGGGGTCGCGGTCCACGCCGGTCACCGCATGCCCGCGCCCGGCGAACCAGCGCATGTGCCGCCCGCGGCCGCAGGCCACGTCGAGCACCGTGGCGCCCGGTGCGCAGAGGTGCGACCAGCGCACGATCCATTCCGACGGCGCCGCGCCGCCGTGCGAGGAGACTGCATCTTTCATGGGAGGGGAAGAAGCTTCAGAAACAGGACCAGACCTGGTCCACCAGCGTGACCAGGAAGCTCGGATGCACGTAGAGCGCGAACACGCCGCCCAGCGCCACGAGCGCGGCGGTGAGCCAGCCGGCGTGGACGAGGTGGCGGCGCAGCTGCGGGCCCATTGCGCGTGCTCCGTCCGCCTTCAGCCCGGCACCGCGGCGGGCCGCGCGCCGCGTGCGATCGCGCCTTCCTTGACCGGCAGGTTCACCAGCGCCGCGAACACGCCGAGCGCGATCGCCAGGTACCAGACCACGTCGTAGCTGCCCGTGCTGTCGTAGAGATAGCCGCCGAGCCACACGCCCAGGAACGAGCCCACCTGGTGGCTCAGGAACACGAAGCCGCTGAGCATCGAGAGGTGCGCCACGCCGAAGATGCCGGCCACGATCGCATTGGTCGCGGGCACGGTCGAGAGCCACAGGAAGCCCATCGCGGCCGAGAACAGGTAGACGCTCAGGGGCGAGAGCGGCGCCACCAGGAAGAGCGCGATCGACACCGCCCGGGCGAAATAGATGGTCGCGAGGATCTTGCGCTTGGCGAGCTTCTGGCCCAGCAGCCCGACGGTGTAGGTGCCGAACACGTTGAAGAGCCCGATCAGCGCCAGCGCGTAGCCTGCCACCTCGGCCGGCAGCGCGCGGTCGCGCAGGTAGGTGGGCATGTGGATGCCGATGAAGGCCAGCTGGAAGCCGCAGACGAAGTACCCGGCCATCAGCAGCCCGAAGCTCGGATAGCGGAAGGCCTCGCCCACCGCCTGCAGCACCGACTGCTCGCGATGCCCGGCCAGCGCGGCGGTGCGCGGTTCACGCAGCCCGAAGGCCAGCGGAATGATCACCAGCGCCAGCACCGCCACCACCGCGAGCGCCGTCTGCCAGCCGAGGGTGCCGATCAGGCGGCCCTCGATCGGCGCCATCAGGAACTGGCCGAAGGAGCCGGCCGCCGCGGCCACGCCCATCGCCCACGAGCGCCGCTCGACCGGGATCTGCCGCCCGATCACGCCGTAGATCACCGCGTAGGTGGTGCCCGCCTGCGCCGCGCCGATCAGCAGGCCGGCGCTGAGCGTGAAGAGCAGCGGCGTGGGGGAATGCGCCATGCCGAAAAGGCCGAGC
It encodes the following:
- the bamC gene encoding outer membrane protein assembly factor BamC; translation: MSHISRAALLTTLVVGLAACSVLESDKIDYKSAGKAPTLEVPPDLSQLSRENRYAIPGGAVTANAYQAGVANAPGIPTAVANIGDVRMERSGTQRWIVVNRSPDQLWDPVKDFWQENGFLLTTEQRNLGIMETDWAENRAKLPQDIIRGTLGKLVDSVYSTGELDRFRTRIERTPNGTEIFVSHRGMQEVYNNSRQDQTVWQPRPSDPELETEFLRRLMVKLGVSQEQSKILAATTAPSRTATIANVGGQPVVQISEGFDRAWRRVGLALDRTGFTVEDRDRSAGIYFVRYVTPNPDKKEPGFFGKLFGGSSKAEAPVKFRISVKGQGETTTVSVLNESGAPEASANAERIVKVIADDLK
- the dapA gene encoding 4-hydroxy-tetrahydrodipicolinate synthase translates to MEQLTGSIVALVTPMHDDGSVDYPALRRLIDWHIDEGTDCLGIVGTTGESPTVDVEEHCEIIRVAVEQAKGRVPVMAGCGANSTKEAIELAKFAKGVGADSQLQVVPYYNKPTQEGQYQHFKAIAEAVGDLPVVLYNVPGRTVADMAHDTVLRLAQVPGIIGIKEATGNIERAQWLIRDLPKHFAVYSGDDPTAVALMLCGGQGNISVTANIAPRKMHELCVAALAGDVRRAMQIQFELMPLHKNLFVEPNPIPLKWAMARLGLCGGTLRLPLTELSSAYHPVVEAALRASGLLKG
- a CDS encoding class I SAM-dependent methyltransferase, which codes for MKDAVSSHGGAAPSEWIVRWSHLCAPGATVLDVACGRGRHMRWFAGRGHAVTGVDRDPEAAREAGAFGQVLTADIEGGPWPFAGRGFGAVVVTNYLWRPRLADIVAAVAPGGVLLYETFAAGNETVGKPSRPDFLLQPGELLAACRGLRVVAYEDGFLDAPARFVQRVAAVREAADASGAPARHPLQGN
- a CDS encoding MFS transporter: MQTTTAPALSIKQVLFCGAMIVTLSMGIRHGFGLWLQPITQAQDWSRQTFSFALAIQNLSWGVFGVFAGMLADRFGAFRVLIGGAVFYALGLFGMAHSPTPLLFTLSAGLLIGAAQAGTTYAVIYGVIGRQIPVERRSWAMGVAAAAGSFGQFLMAPIEGRLIGTLGWQTALAVVAVLALVIIPLAFGLREPRTAALAGHREQSVLQAVGEAFRYPSFGLLMAGYFVCGFQLAFIGIHMPTYLRDRALPAEVAGYALALIGLFNVFGTYTVGLLGQKLAKRKILATIYFARAVSIALFLVAPLSPLSVYLFSAAMGFLWLSTVPATNAIVAGIFGVAHLSMLSGFVFLSHQVGSFLGVWLGGYLYDSTGSYDVVWYLAIALGVFAALVNLPVKEGAIARGARPAAVPG